In Phaseolus vulgaris cultivar G19833 chromosome 10, P. vulgaris v2.0, whole genome shotgun sequence, a single genomic region encodes these proteins:
- the LOC137819616 gene encoding pentatricopeptide repeat-containing protein At1g06143, with protein MYTLTLKETIRGHIKRCMTQKSLESVYACMIKTNTTQDCFLMNQFISSCSALSYVDLASSTFAHMENPNAFVYNALIRGCGHCCYPDRALGFYIHMLRNNVMPNSYSFSSLIKACTLLMDSAFGKAVHGHIWKNGFDSHMFVQTTLIEFYSTLGDVSGSRRVFDDMPERDVFAWTTMISALVRDGDMASAGNLFDEMPEKNIATWNAMIDGHAKLGNAESAEFLFNQMLARDIISWTTMMSCFSRNKRYMDVVRLFHDMIDKGMIPDEVTMSTVISACAHLGALDLGKEVHLYLMLHEFDLDVYIGSSLIDMYAKCGSIDRALLVFYKLQNKNLYCWNSIIDGLATHGYAKEALRMFGAMESKRIRPNAVTFISILSACTHTGFVEEGHCRFMSMIKDYCITPQVEHYGCMVDLLSKAGLLEDALEMVRNMAVEPNSFIWGALLNGCKLHKNLEIAHIAVQNLMVLEPSNSGHYSLLVSMHAEVNRWSEVAKIRTAMKDLGVEKRCPGASWVEINKRVHVFAASDTYHPSYSQFHLLLAELDDQLRLEGHVPEQESIL; from the coding sequence TCATGAATCAATTTATAAGTTCTTGTTCAGCCCTTTCTTACGTTGATTTGGCAAGTTCAACTTTTGCCCACATGGAAAATCCTAATGCTTTCGTATATAATGCATTGATTAGAGGTTGTGGTCATTGCTGTTACCCAGATCGTGCTTTGGGGTTTTATATTCACATGCTGAGGAATAATGTCATGCCTAACAGttattccttttcttctttgatCAAGGCTTGCACTTTGTTGATGGATTCAGCTTTTGGCAAAGCTGTTCATGGCCATATTTGGAAAAATGGGTTTGATTCTCATATGTTTGTGCAGACAACTTTGATTGAGTTTTACTCAACTTTGGGTGATGTGAGTGGCTCAAGAAGGGTGTTTGATGATATGCCTGAAAGAGATGTTTTTGCATGGACAACGATGATTTCAGCCCTTGTTCGGGATGGGGATATGGCTTCTGCAGGTAATCTGTTTGATGAGATGCCTGAAAAGAATATAGCTACGTGGAATGCCATGATTGATGGGCATGCAAAATTAGGCAATGCTGAGTCTGCTGAATTTTTGTTTAACCAAATGCTTGCAAGGGATATTATTTCGTGGACAACCATGATGAGTTGCTTTTCTCGGAACAAAAGATATATGGACGTGGTAAGACTTTTTCATGATATGATCGACAAAGGAATGATTCCTGATGAAGTGACCATGAGCACTGTCATCTCAGCCTGTGCTCATCTGGGAGCCCTTGACTTAGGAAAGGAGGTGCACCTTTATCTAATGCTGCATGAATTTGATCTAGATGTGTACATTGGGTCTTCACTGATTGATATGTATGCAAAATGTGGTAGCATAGATAGGGCCCTTTTGGTGTTCTATAAATTGCAGAACAAAAACCTGTATTGTTGGAATTCTATCATTGATGGGCTTGCAACACACGGCTATGCGAAAGAAGCATTAAGAATGTTTGGTGCAATGGAAAGCAAGAGAATCCGACCAAATGCAGTTACATTCATTAGTATCCTAAGTGCTTGCACACATACAGGATTTGTAGAAGAGGGTCATTGCAGGTTTATGAGCATGATCAAGGACTACTGTATCACTCCTCAAGTTGAACACTACGGATGCATGGTCGACCTATTGAGCAAGGCTGGTTTGCTTGAGGATGCTTTAGAGATGGTCAGAAACATGGCAGTTGAACctaattcttttatttgggGTGCCTTGTTGAATGGTTGTAAGCTTCACAAAAACTTGGAAATAGCTCATATTGCAGTTCAAAATCTGATGGTTTTGGAGCCAAGTAACAGTGGACATTACAGTCTCCTAGTGAGCATGCATGCTGAGGTAAATAGGTGGAGTGAGGTTGCAAAGATTCGGACAGCCATGAAGGATCTGGGTGTAGAGAAGAGATGTCCTGGAGCTAGCTGGGTTGAAATCAATAAGAGGGTTCATGTATTTGCAGCTTCTGATACGTATCACCCTTCTTATAGTCAATTTCACCTGTTGCTAGCTGAACTTGATGACCAGCTCAGGCTAGAAGGCCATGTCCCTGAACAGGAGTCGATTCTATAG
- the LOC137812990 gene encoding uncharacterized protein, translating to MILLFGTTQSVVLESDENHIKSATFLSESFEVGPGKVAVKTLFDIDFPKGHIGVKSFDVEVVDEDGNSVPLYETYLHHWFAVKYIENITMSHYIKQSHDVSNGIEYERNDGACQGFLLPHHWGLGGESQGTSSNLPNPFAVELGNPTKIKHEFKEKWLFNIMVIDTRGAHDRKGCSECRCKLLNLPKDFYNVTTNINGQLLSRNYKGGLFCCQDNLQCKLRNGFHGPMRKLSLRYKIRWVDWDEHQVPLKFYILDSADRVRSNGSTPVHDCQAEYTIPRIHDSDSLHVKKANIPMTKGGYLIYGTAHMHTGVVNATLYGQDGRVLCTSNPKYGTGKEAGNEKGYLVGMSVCYPKPGSIKIKDGEILTVESRYENKFRTGAMGHFYIYLAEQIPNKDLNI from the exons atgATATTGTTGTTTGGCACAacacaatcagttgttttagaGTCTGATGAAAATCATATCAAATCAGCTACTTTTTTGTCTGAATCATTTGAAGTGGGACCAGGAAAAGTTGCGGTGAAAACATTATTTGATATTGACTTTCCAAAGGGTCATATTGGGGTCAAGAGTTTTGATGTTGAAGTAGTCGATGAAGATGGTAATTCTGTACCTTTATATGAAACTTACCTTCATCATTGGTTTGCtgtaaaatatattgaaaatattaccATGTCACACTACATTAAACAATCTCACGACGTTAGCAATGGTATTGAATATGAGAGAAATGATGGTGCGTGCCAAGGTTTTTTGCTTCCACATCATTGGGGCTTGGGAGGAGAATCACAAGGAACATCCTCAAATCTTCCAAATCCTTTTGCAGTTGAATTAGGTAATCCTACAAAAATAAAGCACGAGTTTAAAGAAAAATGGTTATTTAACATCATGGTTATTGATACACGTGGCGCACATGATAGAAAAGGTTGTTCAGAGTGTAGGTGTAAGCTTTTAAATCTCCCAAAGGACTTTTACAATGTCACAACCAACATTAATGGTCAATTATTGTCTAGAAATTATAAAGGAGGACTCTTTTGTTGTCAAGACAACTTACAATGCAAATTAAGAAATGGTTTTCATGGTCCAATGAGAAAGCTTTCCCTAAGATACAAAATAAGGTGGGTTGATTGGGATGAACACCAAGTCCCTCTTAAGTTCTATATACTTGATTCAGCTGATCGTGTAAGATCAAATGGTTCTACACCAGTTCATGATTGTCAG GCAGAGTATACTATTCCAAGAATTCATGACAGTGACTCCCTTCACGTTAAGAAAGCAAACATCCCAATGACAAAAGGTGGTTATCTTATATATGGCACTGCTCATATGCACACCGGTGTTGTCAATGCTACTCTATATGGACAG GATGGAAGAGTTTTATGCACTTCAAATCCAAAATACGGAACAGGAAAAGAAGCAGGAAATGAAAAGGGTTACCTAGTTGGAATGTCGGTTTGTTATCCAAAACCTGGTTCTATCAAGATTAAAGATGGTGAAATTCTAACAGTAGAATCGAGATATGAAAACAAGTTTCGTACTGGGGCTATGGGGCATTTCTACATTTACTTGGCGGAACAAATACCAAACAAAGATTTGAACATTTAA